TGATTTCAACTGGTGTAAACGGGTCTGATTTCAACTGGTGTAAAGGGGTCTGATTTAAACAATGGTGTAACGGGTCTGATTTAAACTGGTGTAAACGGGTCTGATTTCAACTGGTGTAAACGGGTCTGATTTCAACTGGTGTAAACGGGTCTGAGTTCAACTGGTGTAAACGGATCTGATTTAAACTGGTGTAAACGGGTCTGATTTAAACTGGTGTAAACGGGTCTGATTTAAACTGGTGTAAACGGGTCTGATTTCAACTGGTGTAAACGGGTCTGATTTAAACTGGTGTAAAGAGGTCTGATTTAAACTGGTGTAAAGAGGTCTGATTTAAACTGGTGTAAACGGGTCTGATTTAAACTGGTGTAAACGGGTCTGATTTAAACTGGTGTAAACGGGTCTGATTTAAACTGGTGTAAACGGGTCTGATTTAAACTGGTGTAAAGAGGTCTGATTTAAACTGGTGTAAACGGGTCTGATTTAAACTGGTGTAAAGAGGTCTGATTTAAACTGGTGAAAGAGGTCTGATTAAACTgttaaacctaaccctaacctattTAAGCAGGTCTGATTAACACCGAGTTAGTAAACATAgcacactgctgctgtcaccGTGTTGTCTGGTTCAGGTGGAAGAGCTGGTGGTGGACAACTGTCGCTCCAGTGACGGGGAGGTGGAGGGTCTGACGGACGATTACACGGAGCTGGAGATCCTCAGCATGGTGAACGTCGGCCTCACCTCGCTCTCCAAACTGCCATCGCTCCCCAAACTACGCAAGGTGAGTGATGCAGTGCAGCGGCGGCCATGTTGTGATGTCGCTGACTGcctctaactgtgtgtgtgtgtgtgtgtgtgtgtgtgtgcgtgtgtgtcagctTGAAGTGAACGACAACACCATCTCCGGAGGTTTGGACAAGTTGGTGGAGAAGTGTCCTAATCTGACGTACCTGAACCTAAGTGGAAACAAGTTCAAAGAGCTGAGCGGCGTTGAGCCTCTGGTAAGTCTGACtgacacctgtcaatcacaccaGGTCCTGAGACAAGGGGCGTGTCCATCAGAACCACCAGTGTTTGCTTTAATGCAGAGACCAAACTTTACATTACTTATTGTTCAGCTGACGCTTTCATCCAAAGTGACGTACAATAAGAACAATCAATTCATGTTTCCCACtactttacatttttggggCTGCTGGGCGCTGCTTCAGGGTCACGGACGCGCACATTACAGGGGCAGTGTAAAACTTCTGAGGCTCTAATAATCTGAGTTCTATTAACCGTGCgtctctgtgtctttgcagCAGAGTCTGAAGAACCTGAAGAGTCTGGACCTGTACAGCTGTGAAGTGACCACGCTGGACGACTACAGAGAGGCCGTGTTCGAGCTGCTGCCTCAGCTCACCTACCTGGACGGATTCGACCAGGATGACAACGAGGCTCCAGACTCTGAGGGCGACAACGGTGAGAGCAAAAAAACTGTAGCATTTTAACTGGGATACGGTTTGTTAGTCTGCGTTTCCATAGGAACACAGACGTGATGTGTTGTCATCGGATCCGATGTTGAGCTCAAACTTTGTTCCAGACGAGGACGATGAAGCCGGACCAACcagagatgaggacgaggatgaCGAGGAGTCTGAAGGAGACGAGGTCGGACTGTCTTACCTGATGAAGGAGGGAATCCAGGTGTGTGTGGCCAATCAATATTTGAAGTGTGATGTAGGGGTTGGCGATATATGGAATATACTCGAGGTATCGCGGCTTGTACCACGTGTGGTGTATAAAATGACCATCTCGACCATCGACTATACATTGTCACGTGGATGTTTTAAGCCGTCAGCATGAAATTCTCTTTGAGATTCGCTTCTCTCCTCGTGCCCCTCACAGCAGACTGCTCGCTGCCCATCCAGAAAACTCTCCTCAGCATGCGTATGTTAGTATCCGGAGGGAAGAGACCCAGAGAGGACGAGAGGACGAAAGAGTCCCAAGTTTACAAGAGTTCAGAGACAGTTATTGACAGTTTGTTCATGTTCTTTGTGAAAACTGAACCGAACGAAtcagtgaaaacagagtttCCTCTGTTGCAGCTGCTGAATGAACAGATGCAACAACGTttatattcgactcgaaacgagtTCATTAACATcttgttttaagcctaaatgtccactgatatcttccgacgaggtgcattcagggaccgtcggaaatgGTAACATCTGCTAGattagccacttcctgtggacttttatgaatttaacatttatgCAGTGATTTTAGAGGAGATTTTAAAATATCGAAATGAATATTGTGTATCGCGACAAAGCCTAAATATATTGCGATAGTTGTTTTTGGCCATACCGTCTATTAGGTGATATgctcaaacaatcaatcaatcaagttgtATTAGTATAGCCCATGTTC
Above is a genomic segment from Hippoglossus stenolepis isolate QCI-W04-F060 chromosome 8, HSTE1.2, whole genome shotgun sequence containing:
- the LOC118114358 gene encoding acidic leucine-rich nuclear phosphoprotein 32 family member E-like, translated to MDMKKRVSVELRSRSPAEVEELVVDNCRSSDGEVEGLTDDYTELEILSMVNVGLTSLSKLPSLPKLRKLEVNDNTISGGLDKLVEKCPNLTYLNLSGNKFKELSGVEPLQSLKNLKSLDLYSCEVTTLDDYREAVFELLPQLTYLDGFDQDDNEAPDSEGDNDEDDEAGPTRDEDEDDEESEGDEVGLSYLMKEGIQDEEDDGDYVEEEDEDEEEDGDDEVAGLQGEKRKREVEDEDDDDDDDDDDDDE